In Pasteurella multocida subsp. multocida OH4807, a genomic segment contains:
- the aspS gene encoding aspartyl-tRNA ligase (COG0173 Aspartyl-tRNA synthetase) has translation MRTHYCGALNRHNIGQEVTLSGWVHRRRDLGGLIFIDMRDREGIVQVCFDPKYQEALTAAAGLRNEFCIQIQGEVIARPENQINKNMATGEVEVLAKSLSIYNSAEPLPLDFNQNNTEEQRLKYRYLDLRRPEMAQRLKTRAKITSFVRRFMDDNGFLDIETPMLTKATPEGARDYLVPSRVHKGKFYALPQSPQLFKQLLMMSGFDRYYQIVKCFRDEDLRADRQPEFTQIDVETSFLTAPEVREIMEKMVHGLWLETIGVDLGKFPVMTFAEAMRRFGSDKPDLRNPLEMVDVADLLKDVEFKVFNGPANDPNGRIAVIRVPNGTEITRKQIDEYTQFVGIYGAKGLAWLKVNDLAAGMEGVQSPIAKFLSEDVLKALLERVQAQTGDILFFGADTYKVTTDAMGALRLKLGRDLGLTKLDEWQPLWVIDFPMFERDDEGGLAAMHHPFTSPRDFSPEQLEAAPTSAVANAYDMVINGYEVGGGSVRIFDPKMQQAVFRILGINEEEQREKFGFLLDALKFGTPPHAGLAFGLDRLTMLLTGTENIRDVIAFPKTTAAACLMTDAPSVANPQALNELAVQVVKAE, from the coding sequence ATGCGGACACATTATTGCGGAGCATTAAACCGCCATAATATAGGACAAGAAGTAACATTAAGCGGTTGGGTACATCGTCGCCGTGACTTAGGTGGTTTGATCTTTATTGATATGCGTGATCGTGAAGGAATTGTACAGGTTTGTTTCGATCCTAAATATCAAGAAGCATTAACTGCAGCTGCGGGTTTACGTAATGAGTTTTGTATTCAAATTCAAGGTGAAGTGATTGCTCGCCCAGAAAATCAAATTAATAAGAATATGGCAACGGGTGAAGTTGAAGTATTAGCAAAATCACTTTCAATCTATAACAGTGCAGAACCATTGCCGTTAGACTTCAACCAAAACAATACTGAAGAACAGCGTTTAAAATACCGTTATTTAGATTTACGTCGTCCAGAAATGGCACAGCGTTTAAAAACACGTGCAAAAATTACTAGCTTTGTACGCCGTTTTATGGATGACAATGGTTTCTTAGACATTGAAACCCCAATGTTGACGAAAGCAACCCCTGAAGGTGCACGTGACTATTTAGTCCCAAGCCGTGTACATAAAGGGAAGTTTTATGCATTACCTCAATCACCACAATTGTTTAAGCAATTGTTGATGATGTCAGGTTTTGACCGTTATTACCAAATCGTGAAATGTTTCCGTGATGAAGATTTACGTGCGGATCGTCAACCTGAATTTACCCAAATCGATGTGGAAACCTCTTTCTTAACTGCGCCGGAAGTGCGTGAAATTATGGAAAAAATGGTTCACGGTTTATGGTTAGAAACTATTGGTGTAGATTTAGGCAAATTCCCTGTAATGACGTTTGCAGAAGCAATGCGTCGTTTTGGTTCAGATAAACCAGATTTACGTAACCCATTAGAAATGGTTGACGTTGCTGATTTATTAAAAGACGTTGAATTTAAAGTATTCAACGGTCCAGCAAATGATCCAAATGGTCGTATTGCGGTGATCCGTGTACCAAATGGCACTGAAATTACACGTAAACAAATTGATGAATACACGCAATTTGTTGGGATTTACGGTGCAAAAGGCTTAGCGTGGTTAAAAGTGAATGATTTAGCTGCGGGTATGGAAGGGGTGCAAAGTCCAATTGCGAAATTCCTATCTGAAGACGTGTTAAAAGCACTTTTAGAGCGTGTACAAGCGCAAACTGGCGACATCTTATTCTTTGGTGCAGACACTTATAAAGTGACGACCGATGCAATGGGCGCATTACGTCTGAAGTTAGGTCGTGATTTAGGCTTAACGAAGTTAGACGAATGGCAACCGCTTTGGGTAATTGACTTCCCAATGTTTGAACGTGATGACGAAGGTGGTCTTGCAGCAATGCACCATCCGTTTACCTCACCACGTGATTTCAGCCCAGAGCAATTAGAAGCAGCCCCAACAAGTGCGGTTGCAAATGCTTACGATATGGTGATCAATGGCTATGAAGTTGGCGGTGGTTCAGTTCGTATCTTTGATCCGAAAATGCAACAAGCCGTATTCCGCATTTTAGGTATCAACGAAGAAGAACAGCGTGAAAAATTTGGCTTCTTATTAGATGCGTTAAAATTTGGTACACCCCCGCACGCAGGTCTTGCATTTGGTTTAGACCGTTTAACAATGTTGTTAACAGGCACAGAAAATATTCGTGATGTTATTGCGTTTCCGAAAACCACTGCTGCTGCGTGTTTAATGACCGATGCTCCGAGTGTTGCAAATCCACAGGCATTAAATGAATTAGCTGTACAAGTGGTAAAGGCTGAATAA
- a CDS encoding hypothetical protein (COG1755 Uncharacterized protein conserved in bacteria), whose protein sequence is MLFINLTFALILAIRFYTLSISIRNEKRLIKKGAIQYGNKNSALLSVAHVAFYIAAITEANLLKTPFDLVSQIGLTILIFAILMLFYVIYELKEIWTVKIYILPEHKINRSFLFKYVRHPNYFLNIIPELIGLSLFCQAKYTAMIGLPIYFVILAIRIKQEEQAMAHLLKAA, encoded by the coding sequence ATGTTATTTATCAATCTCACTTTTGCGTTAATTCTCGCAATTCGCTTTTATACACTCTCGATCTCAATCCGAAATGAGAAACGATTAATCAAAAAAGGGGCAATTCAGTATGGAAACAAAAACTCCGCTTTATTGTCAGTCGCTCACGTTGCGTTTTATATTGCAGCAATTACTGAAGCTAACTTATTGAAAACTCCATTTGATTTAGTCTCGCAAATTGGTTTGACCATTTTAATTTTTGCGATTTTGATGTTGTTTTATGTGATTTATGAGCTAAAAGAAATTTGGACAGTCAAAATCTACATTTTGCCTGAACATAAAATTAACCGCTCGTTCCTCTTTAAATACGTAAGACACCCGAACTATTTCCTCAATATTATTCCAGAACTCATTGGTTTAAGTTTATTTTGCCAAGCAAAATACACTGCGATGATTGGCTTGCCGATTTACTTCGTCATTCTTGCGATTCGCATCAAGCAAGAAGAACAAGCAATGGCACATTTATTGAAAGCAGCCTAA
- a CDS encoding tRNA (cmo5U34)-methyltransferase (COG0500 SAM-dependent methyltransferases) encodes MAKDTLFSAPIAKLGDFTFDESVAEVFPDMIQRSIPGYSNIITAIGMLASRFVTENSNVYDLGCSRGAATLSARRNIDKTGVKIIGVDNSQPMVERCRQHINAYQSAVPVEIVCDDIRQVEIKNASMVILNFTLQFLPPEDRKALLEKIYQGLNPNGVLVLSEKFRFEDERVDELLIDLHHQFKRANGYSELEVSQKRTALENVMRTDSITTHKARLADVGFNQVELWFQCFNFGSMIAVK; translated from the coding sequence ATGGCGAAAGATACTCTTTTTTCTGCCCCAATTGCAAAATTGGGCGATTTTACGTTTGATGAAAGCGTTGCTGAAGTCTTCCCAGATATGATTCAACGCTCGATTCCTGGTTATTCCAATATTATTACCGCGATTGGTATGCTTGCCTCTCGCTTTGTGACTGAAAACAGCAATGTTTATGACTTAGGTTGCTCACGTGGTGCTGCAACACTTTCTGCACGTCGTAATATTGATAAAACCGGTGTCAAAATCATTGGGGTTGATAATTCACAACCAATGGTTGAACGCTGTCGCCAGCACATCAATGCGTATCAAAGTGCGGTGCCTGTGGAAATTGTTTGTGATGATATTCGCCAAGTGGAAATAAAAAATGCCTCAATGGTGATTTTAAATTTCACGCTACAATTTTTACCACCGGAAGATCGTAAAGCATTGCTTGAAAAAATTTATCAAGGCTTAAACCCAAATGGCGTTTTGGTTTTATCGGAAAAATTCCGTTTTGAAGATGAGCGTGTAGATGAGCTATTAATTGACTTACACCATCAATTCAAACGAGCCAATGGTTACAGCGAACTTGAAGTGAGCCAAAAACGCACCGCACTTGAAAATGTAATGCGTACGGACAGCATTACAACACACAAAGCAAGATTGGCAGATGTTGGCTTTAACCAAGTGGAATTATGGTTCCAATGTTTTAATTTCGGCTCAATGATTGCCGTGAAATAG